Genomic window (Alnus glutinosa chromosome 9, dhAlnGlut1.1, whole genome shotgun sequence):
TCTTTCTAATAGAGGTAATTTTTGCTCGCCTCCGTGTCCCAAACATTGGAGGAATCAGGTAGACTACTGGCAGAGGCATCAGAACTCGTCTTCATCCTAGATCTGGGACCAAAAATGTGGCAAAGTGTAACCTGAGACGTGGGTTTTCAACGAAGAGAAgcgtaattttcttttttgaaaaagcgTTGATGAGTGGCTGTATAACCTTAGGCCTAGGAGAAAGCGAAGGACTAGTAGGTtaggattaggatcctctacattttcaaattttagattCACAAATTACGTAAAttcaagcaatttttttttttacatagaACGGTGTAAAAAATGCTAtctattaaagatatgacatgttaccaaggaaaaaaaaaaaaaaaaaaatcattccaaaagatttttttcttcGCTTTTGAAGAGACACTTCTTCTTTACTAAACCAAAAGACATTTTTTTGCTCAAAACCTTTGTAcaacataaagtgtaagaatatgataaaaatatactcaattttcattagtaacatgtcacatttttcatatatagcatttttaATGTCgttcaatgcataaaataacttaaattcatataatttgagaatctaaaatagaatatttaaaaaaaaaaaaaattgtagaggaTACTACTATGGTTGAAGATTGGTCTAAACAATGAGAGAGAAGGACAAAGGTAGCTAGGGCAAGTCATAGGGTTTGTGAAAATGTGAGAAACTGAAGGTTTTATAGATGCTATATTAGCAAATATCTCTAATGTAGGAAATATAATCATTACAATTCTTTCTCTTATTCATGTTCACATTTTGTTTCTTTactataataaatttattgtttttgccATCACAAGTAAAAAGAACACGTTGGAGAACAAGTGACTATCATGTCCTACAAgctaaggaaaaaaataataactctATAAATGTTACTAATTCCATTCCACTCATCGAAAAACAGGCACATATTCCAAATACATTTGAATGAAGCAATACAAGTTTcttcaaaaccaaaaataagtcaaatagCAAATTAGATAGTCtccaaattaaacaaaaccaaCAACCCAAACCACTGTCTATAGAAGAAacccaaaagcaaaaaatacaagcaaatcatCAAACAGATCAGCTACACAAACAAACATGTAAAACaacaaccaaaataaaaatttaagacaaccaaaataaaaatacaagcaaatcaCCAAACACATCAACTACTAGAAAATGATTGTCACCATCACATGCAAATTTGAgacaaccaaaataaaaaactccAAATTCAAGCCTAGCTTGGCCATTTGGCCAAAGCAAGAGACCTACTCTACCCATTCACCTCATCTTTAAACCGAAAATCAGTAGCCTGTATATTCCCTTATATTTTTTCATCCCAAACGAAAATAAAAGCCCTCCATCTCTGGTGTTTTTTCAATTGATGTGGAACTATGGcgtacaaaatattataaatgggTAGAAATGGTAGATAAACAATCTAAAGCACaaggactctctctctctcaacattAACACATCGAGTAGCCATCGGCCATAGCAATGGAGGGAACAATGGAAAATCTCTCAAGTTACTTAAAAAaccatcaaaattttcaaatctaTATCACTACTCTTATATAGATAAAAATTTCAGACCCAACGCAAATCAAGCAACTCAAAAAACAAGAtccaaaaacaactcaaaaaatcagatctatataaagagaaaatcagaaggaaaatcaaaacaaaacagagaAGACCTTGCGGTAGATAGGTTGTCGGAGTCGTCTGCAGTGGTGGTGATTTGGCTTGGCTCTTCAGCGATGGTGGTGGCTCAGCTGGGCACGTCGTGGCGGAACGGTCGATGGGTCATTGGAGTCATCAGAGCTATATGGTGAATAGAGAACGCACTGTACCCTTTGGCCGGAGATGGACAAACCGGTGCATTGGTAGCTAGTGGGTGGCTGTCGATGGggtggagggagggagggaaagGCGGAAAGCTTTTGGGGGCAAAAATATTTTGGGagaaattgaaatgaaattgGGTTCGTATAAAcgaaggtttttattttttatttttttcccaaagGTAGACACGAGGGATGAATGAGTACCGAGTAGAATTACTCTGAAAATTTATATAAGTTATTGGCAAATTTCAGCCATTCGTCCATGAAGAGCTGTATTTTGAATATCACAAACACATGCATATAGTGCTCATTGAAACCCTATGTCAAGTTATCAATAACATTTCACAGACAGAGTTCATCTCAGAAATTTGATGCATCTCTTGGTTACATAATCCTGTAAacgttgttttttttatatataacaaaGTTGCCTTCAAGGCAACCGAGTAAATCAACCATGGATTCTTCTTTTGATCCATTGAAGTGATCAAGAATATCGGATAGAGTAACCTGCAATACACCCATATCAGTATTGTTTTTTGTCTTGCAATATAgcaaagggataattgcaccactggtccCTGAAGTTGGTCCCTGaagttaatttaaattatgaatcactctctgtggtacaaaaagttcatgaagagtccttatggtaaactataattacgaatcactcattGAACTCGTTTTCCGTCTATCAAATTAACAGAATTTGTTAGTTAACCACGTTATATAAATAGTAAAATaacctctaaatatcatttataTTGTAATTCACTAACGGACTCTGTTAATTTAGTGGACGGAAAACGAGTTtagggagtaatttgtaattatggtttaccacaaggaccctccatgaattttttataccacaaggactgattcataatttaggccaaccccaagaaccagtggtgcaattattcctATAACAAATAACACAAAAGGAGACAGCACaagaaaactttataaaaaattactcaCTCCATCATAGTTCTTAAGCCAGTCTACTATTGCACTCTCCGTTGCCTTCAGTGAGATGAAACTTACTTCCTTCGGACTACTAACTTTTTGGCGTTTTGTTAAGAGTGGATCTTCATCATGGACTAGGGATAGCTTTGGTCCCTGGCCACCAGTGAAGGGAACAGAAGctgtttcttcattttttccaaaGCAACAATGAGCAACTGAATTCTTGAATGAGGTTTTAACTTCACATGGTCCTTCCATGAGGCATGTACTGGTGGGAATCAGTGAGCATTCTGACACCTTGTCCTGAAGTTCATTCCCATTCCATGTGTTATGGCAGCTGGGTGTAATCAGTTCTGAAGAGATCCCAAGGTTTTGCATTATCAGACAAGTCTTGATGTGTGCATAACTCACCTGGAATTATGAAGTAAATTTCGTCAATTTAAAACTCAATGAAGTGATATTTAATTCACCAACAACTATTTATAGGCCTCGGCCACAATATTCAAATACGTTGCAAATACATGTTCATGTTGATCATAAAAATAGTtcagaaataatttttaaaaaaaatgcaaaattttaaggACATTAAACTCACGTCTTCTGGCAATTCATTTTTAATGGGCTTCAACTTCTCCGTAGAGCCAACCTTTGAAATGGCTCCCTGAATGACTGAGGATATTTCACGTGTCAGTCCAACTTCGTCACAATATCTGCTCCAATCAATTGGAAATCCTTCTTGGGCAGCATCTAGGAGATAGTCTGAAACAGTTTGTTCTCTGATAGGAGCTGATCTTCCAGGGAAGTTCTATGATTGGAAAAATAGAAAGTTATAATAAGGattgaagcatttttttttttaataaataatcgagatattattaaaagtaaaagGCGTCCCATGTACATGGGAAGTATATAAGaaaaaacacctaactagaaggagaaaaaagaaagaaagaaaaggaaatcatAAGGAGAAACAAATTCAGTTGTCCAAAAATACAAAGtgttgaagaaaaaagactttAGCTCCTTCACAATGTCCTCTCACAATCCTAAAGACTACTGTTATTCCTTTCTTTCCAGTTTCCATAGACATCACTAAAGGCACAAAGACATTATCTTCCACACAGCAACATTCCGAGTGCTACCAatagtccaccaacaagcatacaatgCATAATCTAATGGAGTGACGTTTTTAAGGTTTTGGTTAGCCATTTTAACCTAAATGTGAAAATGGCTCTCTTTCGGaatgctcaaaaaaaaaaggtgggggggAAGACATCCCAACTACATCTTGTCCCATCGGTGCACGCACCTCAAAATTACTAGATGAGCCCTTCAACGACAAGGGCAAGGCCGTAAACTTCCTCGGTCCCGCAAGTGTCTCCACAATCCACATATGACAAataccacccccccccccctccccccaacaGAGATCTCAGTGCCACTTTGTTTGACCCATGCCCGACAGCCGACGCTAAAGGAATGCCGCAATGACGCCCAGCTGACCCACGACCATGTCGTGACCGGAAGATTTGCAAAACCACTTGTAGCTTTGTGGCGAAGGACTTCCAGCCCCCACCATATATATCCCTTCTAGCACCAAGATGAGGCCCCTCCGTCTACCTTCCCTAAAATTACGTCACCACCAAGAACCACCACTAAAAATCCGTTACCAGCACTTTGTCTCCAAAACTCCTTTGTCCCCTCCTCTAGAACCACCGCCTCGGCGGTGGCTAACAACCAGGAAACGTTgactttgagagagagagagagagatgatcatTTATGCCACATTTTCCAagcagtgagagagagagagagatggtccTTTAAATACATACGGCAATTTTCTGAATGGAGAGACCGTCTTCATGCCACATTTTCCAagtacagagagagagagagagagagagagagagagagatggtcaTTTAAATACTTACTGCAATTTTCTGAATGCAGAGACCATCTTCATACCACATTTTCCAAGCTTCAACCTTTGCCGGTGTTAACTTCTTCTGCGGGTTGGGTAGTGAATACACTTTTTTTGTACCAGCAGTCTGCAAGTCTGCTCCCCCATCCAACGAAAGGTTTAGTCCTTGTGATATATTCCTAATAACTTGAAGAAAATGATCTCCATGTGTCGCTAGTAGGTGCTGCAAAATTATTGAAGTTCAGATTTAGCCTTCCACACCAAAAGGGAAAAAGATAATTTGAATTGAGAATCTCTTTTCTAACAAATTCCCTTGAATTCATCAAATGCATATAAACTTGCAGTATCAACAAAGATGTCATTGCCAATGAATTGAATTCAGACTTTAGGCAATTGTTTGTTACTTCAGTGGAGAAAAAGCATATACACAATATTCTGAAGGACCATAAACATGTAGTGCAGATCAAATAGTCTCAGACAGGAGTCTCATGCTTGTTTGCACTCTCCTATATAGATTCTGATCCCTTTAGCCATGTAAAGAGACAGACAAACATTcatgaaattgaaaattctaGCCAAGAATGCTTCTGTTTCAGTTATGAATTATATCATGTGTTGAAACCCCATTTTACTCCAATTAGTTAGCAAATAAACATACCAAAAGAAGTCCGAGAAACAACATAAAGAATACATAAACTACATAATATGAGGGAAAAAAGGAACACATGATTGTCTTGTGCCCTGATTGTTGCATGACATCACAAACTCTGGTAAACCTATCTTGTAATTTTGCAATTATCTTGTGCCCTGACTGATCATGACATCACAAATTCTGGCAAAATTTCCTTATATTTTGCATTGGCACAGCTCTGTAACTAACTTCTGACATGTATTTAGGCCAGAAGCCACTAGGGGATAAAGGAGTACACTTAAAGATCATCCAGCAAGTAAAAGACTCAATTCTATCGTCTTGGGGTAGCAGGACATTAGAACTACAGCCAGGATATGCTTGGTCTGAATTGGGAGTGTGGACAGTAGTCTAATACTTTATTTACATAAATTAACATGAACTATAGTGAAAGATTGATCATGAATGTATGAACTCGCAGGAAAATTTATAAGACATTACACCATTACTAAGATAAAGGTGTCTACAATGAAGACATAAACTAGAATCTTAACCACTGGGAAGTGGGAACATTATAAATAATCCTAAAAGCCATTACTCAGTGTTTGTCCTGCCAAAGGAGTATCATACAAGTAGAGATCTGCAAATTGTCATAACCTTACTCACTGGCTGAAAGTAAATAAACCAACACATAGAAACATACATTATTGTCCCCATTGTTAAGACATACCTGGTTGACACCATCAATGTTTGCCAGCCTTGCTTTGGTAGATGGCCTTGTtacagcaattttttttattgtttgatcACCACATATAGCATATCTGCAAAGAGGAATGTATATGACAGACGTGACATAAAATTATTCCCTATAATAAATACTTCCCGACAATTATAGATTAAAGAAACTTCTAAGAATTGGTAGCCTGAAGAATAAAACAAACACCTACGGTGCAGTTCCTATGCCTCTTGCAAGTTTCAGTCTCTCTTCTAAAAGCATTTGGTAGAGTTGTGCCTCAACCTGAATAGAACAAAACACATTCGCaaactatatataaaacaatCAATGGCCATGAATGCAGAATAAGAATGTGAAGGACTTCAGGCCAGGGATGTGTCAAACTTCTTCTAGGTTGTCATCTTGTACAGTACAACTTCAAATACTTTCAGGTCAGAATGGCTTTTTTATCAAAGGAAGCAACCAAAAAGGCAGAAAAGCAAAAGAATTTAAATCGCACTGAAAGATGTTCCGATCCAAATGAAAAACTAAGAGTGAGTGACCAACTACACATAACcataaatttgaaatgttttgtgCTGCTGTCGTACAGCAGGATCCCCGCTGTGCATAAGTGGAGGTTAAATAATACTTGAGGTCTTGAGCAGTTGCAAtgctacacacacacacacacacacacacgacaGTAAAGTGTCAAATCAGGCCTATGAGCAATCAGATCATTGCATGCCAAATGAGTGGTATCCCTTCATTGGGCCAAACTCAGTCCAATTTTTTGCCACCTCTGGTTGTTGGTCGCCGATTCAACAATGCAGTAGCACGATCAGTGAGGATGAAAAAATGGACAACAATTAATTTACCAACCTGTGAAAGTCCCTCAAATTCCAAAGTAGCCAAACTTTTGAATTCTTCAACTTCACTAGATGTGCTTGTATGTTCCTCATCATCAACCATCTCACCGGTTACCGGCAAAAAGAGGGGTGGTTGATAATCAGGTCTAGCAGAACTAAGAAATTGCTCTCCTTTTGTACTGACACTGATGCATGAAGAAATAGATTTAATCATCTCTTTGAAGGTTCCAAAAAAAAGGGGTTGACTAATAAGGTACAACAGGGAAGGCTTCAGAACTGATGGCATATAACAAGCAGATGTTGGGAATTGAATAGATGGAAAAATTAGAAACTTTATCGAGTAGGTTGCACTCTAACTGAATAAATGAAAGCAATCTACCTTACAGTCACATATATATCAAATACGGTCTCCATCAAGTAACCTGTAGAATAGTTGTAACTTTTCATTATTAGCTGCTCaattagtttattattattcaagagAGAAAACAGCGTAGCTTTTGCCTATGTAACAGACAAGAAGGGAAGAACTAGtttaagggaagaaaaaaattactaaactTACAAAATGTGCCACTATATGACATACAAACCACTATAGTCTACaattacatttttcttacaCCCTTCTCCTTTTAAACTATTCTTCAAGATTGTTGTATTTCTTTCTCAGCATTGAGTACAGATGCATAACGGATCTTATATATCTCAGAGCCATCAAATCTGCAAAAGTGAATCAGATATTGACCGGCAACATGAATAGAAATTGCAAGGTTGCAGcatttccaagtcaaaacagcACTGTTGTTCCCATGTTGCCTCATTGTAGGGGAGAATGAGGAAAAAATTAACCTATGGGCCCACcctatatttttatcaaatgcGTCAGATTCAATACACTTCAGTCGCTagtgggggagggggggaggaAACATATTAACACTCCATTTAATTGGAAAAATTTGTGAATGAATAAAATGGTAGTTTCCTCATTTGGTCGTGTTGGATGTGTGACTTTCATCCGCATCAAGGCACAGTGGGCCCACAGTGTTTTGTCCTTCTATAAGAAGGAAATGTTTTCTACTTTGTATCCTACTTGGAATTGGAGTGTGCGCCAACATAGTATCATATAAAATGAGGAGCCAAGTCTCAGTTGTgcagagagaagaaaaagagccTCACTCTTAGTTGTCAATTACATGAACTGAAATAGCGGGATCACAAGAGAGATAGAAAGCCCTTTTTTTCTATCTTCTTGGAGCGATGCaagttttgttctttctttatcaaggaaaagaaagaattgaGAGTGAGCTGCTTGGTGACGGTGAGAGAAAAAGATAGAGACCAACTGCCATTTGTCCTAGCAAAAGAGAAGTTTGTCCTTCTGTTTTCTCATTTGGGGAAGAATCTCTTTTATGTGATAGTGGGATTTGGGTGTATTGAGGCTTTGGATTCTAAGTGATTTTCTCTTTACTATTTTATATTCCAtctttgatagtgaatttctttaTAATTGCTTCCGCCTATGGATGTACCTCGCATTGAGGGATCCTCGTAAATCTTGGTGTTCTTGTGTGATTGGTGTCTTATTTACCATAATTGTGGTCTTTTGTACAACAGgtggtatcagagctaggtTCGGTAGTTAGATTGGCGATTACGGTAAATATGGCGAGCACTGAGTATAAAGTAGATAAGTTTAATGGCAGAAACAATTTCTCTCTTTGGCAAAGAAGGATGAAAATCTTTtgattcaacaaggagtctacAAGGCGTTATTGGGAAGGTAAAGAAATCCCAGAAGATGGGTGTGAAGGCTGCTAGTGCGATCCGTTTTAATTTGTCAGATGAAGTTATTCATAATGTGGTTAATGAAGAGAAGGCATAGATAATTTCGCAGAAATTAGACAGTCTATATATGGTGGAAAAAATAACGAATAAGTTGTATGTGAAAAGTTAGTTATATGGTTTACAGATGGAGGAAAATACAGATTTGCTAGAGCATCTCAACAAGTTTAACATGTTGAAGACACAGTTGTTAAACTTTGGAGTGAAGattaaagaagaagataaagtgATACTTTTGTTGGCATCGCTTCCCCCTTTGTATGATCACCTGGTTACGACATTATTCTATGAGAAAGATACTCTAGTGGAGTTATGAAAACATCTAAAGGTGCTTTAGTGGTAATGAAGGGTAAAAAATTTGTCAATTTGTATAAGTTACTCAGGAACACAGTTATAGGTGGAGTTGCAGCATCCACTTTGGCAGAATCTAATAATGATGATACAGTTTTGTGGTATATGCGGCTTGGCCATTTAGGTGAGCGCGGTATGTTTGAGCTTCACaaacaaaatttgttaaaagtTGTGAGGGAGGGGATATTTTCTACATATTTTACTCTTCTTGTcccatcatttttattttcttttttccttccttCCATGGTCAAGAACTTTGAAAATTaataccaaaagaaaaattaggtTTTAGAGAATACATGTGACCAACCCGATTAATTGATGAAGACCCCTAAAGCTGAACCAAATTTATGGCTTAGTTGATTTAACTTGAGCATAAATAATAAGTTTTTGAAATGCAAATGTAGGTTACATGAATATGAAAAGGATATGCATAACTCAAGAATCTCAACATATATACTCCATAATCAATAGAAAATGTGTCTCTTCAAGTACCATAAGAAATTAATTGGGAAGCTAGTGCTTTCCACCAATTTGATGAGTAATCTTTTCCAAGTCCATGAAGCGGAAGCTTGTCGAATTGAGCATCAAGAATTTTTCTTGACTGTAAACCACAATGGAAAGACATCAAATCAGTAGAAACAGCTGTATAAAAATTGAGAAGCAAATGTTATAGTTTTGACAGAGAACCCCATGAATCCATGATCCAAAAACTTCCTTTGCAGTGTTGCAAAATACTTGCCAACATCAAGATGCAAACAATAGATTAACCTGCTAAAGGAAAAGAGGCTCCACTGGAAGGACAGAGACAGACAACATGTTAAAATCATGACAATGAACTGGACTATGGCAAGACGAGAACTTGGTAAGATTTGGAGGGCAGTTCCTCTTTGCATTATGTGGAGAAATTGGCAGGTGAGGATACTTTCAATGATGTAGAACTATATAGCAATGCACTTAAAAGTGCTTACATTCATTGCTTGACCAGAAAATACAAACATCTACTTGCATTTATTGTTTGCCAAAATCCAACGACCTAAAAGCCATTTGCACACAAGGAAAGCCACAAAATGAACTAATCATTCATTTTAGTGTCTGGGACAAGCacagaatttaaaattttgctCATGAATAGAGTCTGCAAGGAGATAATTAAGATTaagaaagcaagaaaaagaaaaaacgtgCTGTAGATAATTACCAAAGCACACTGATTATTCTCAACGCATAAGAACTTACTCGAGAACCTCGAAGAATGTCTATGTACATATTCAGGCCCCTTTTGCTCCTACACGATTGAATGCAAGCCATTAGAAGAAATGCTTCTCTAGACATATCACACTCCTTCTTTGACACAGTGCAGTTATCACAATTCCCTACAAACACAAGGAAAATCAACTAATGAATGattgataaaattttaagaaagtcatgAGTTATGGACAATTTGTTCAGGTAGAAGAGAAGATGCTAAGGCTGTGAATTAGTTACATTTGATTATTCTTTCTGATTCATACTATTTTAGACacaaaaaaaagtgaaatatatatataaaatttcgACTATCTTGACAATAATATTAGTTCAATCCAATTAGTTCAATAGGTGCTAAGagatacaaaataatatcattatCACAAGGATCATTATCACCACCAGCACCATCCTATTTCCAATTATTACAATCATAAGATAGCTGTAACTTTAGTTGTTACCAAACGTGGCTCAAAGTCCAAACTCCAGGGACCGATTCATTATTTAGCCTAAAACTAAATGGACACTGTGGAGGTCATGTTGTGGGCAAAAGTTTGATAGTGGTCACAAATggaaacaataaagaaaactTTAACGTACTAGCAGAAGCATATGCCTTTAAGATATACAGCATATCAATAAACTAGTTCTTCAAGCAAAAAGGCAAACCACATCTATCGGCTGCAGATTTTTCTCCAAAGTGGTCGAGCAAGAATTTTCTTCTGCAAGTTGTAGCCAAGCAATACCGTTGTGCAGCCATGAGTGACTCCATAACAGCTCTTCTGTGATTTGCCTGGTGAATGGCAGCCCAAAAAGTACTCGTAAGACAAAGAAAGAATTCACAATGGATTGTCTGGAAGAAAATGCAAGCttagaaagcaaaaaaattcaggctctgtttgtttcaacgtaaaacgTTTTCTGACATAAAACATTTTCAGCTGTAAACATTTTCAGGGAAAAATACTGATTTTTCTGTATTTGGCTGTCACCTTGATTCCACTGTTTGGTTCAcagtaaaaatattttccaggaAAACATTTTCCGCTGGCAGGGGTGGCtctggtggggggggggggggggggcggtgGGGTTGGTGCAGGCGAGAGAGGGGGTGGCCTTTGGGGTGTAGTACCGTGGTGTGGATGTTCGTTGGGAGGGGGATTTAAAGAGATGAACTatgtataaaaaatgttttacgccttaaaaaaaagggaaatgatttttctacatcacattaccctacatcaatcctacaccaagacacataagGTGTGGGACCCATGCATATAGGTCCCATATATGTGGGTCCCATATACATGAGTCTCACATCTAATGTATCttggtgtaggattgatgtaggATAATGTGATGTAGGAATAATATATCCCTAGAAAAAATAAACCATTTTACTGAAAATAATAGGGTGGTAAACAGTTGATCGAAAATGTTTTATGGTTGACCAAGTTTTCCAAGTGCAaccaaacatcagaaaatactaaaaatgcTTTACAAAAAAATGTtctacgtcgaaacaaacggagcctcACTAAAAAATAACCTAAAATATATCCAGTATACTGGCAAAATAATATTGGGAATTGACAGGATTAAAGCTTGGGAAATTCATAAATACAGACACAAATTTACATACTGTTTGGGATTCTCCACAATAGAAATCAGCCTTTGCAAAGTCACTTCTTGTATAATAAAGCCAGCAAACAGAAGCGATACCATCCCTACCACAGCGTCCACTTTCCTGGTAATAAGATTCTAGACTCTTTGGGCAACCATAGTGTATCACCTGTCTTATGTTTGGCTTATCAATCCCCATGCCAAAAGCAATAGTGGCAACCATGACTTGCAATTCGTCTCGTATAAATAATCtgacaaaaagaataaaaggcTAGGGATGAGATGTATCGACTCAAATCATGATAATCCAAGGTAAAGAGGAGAAGGCGCAATACTAAACAACCATATTGATCACACAAGCCAACTAAATATGCTACTCCACATATACATGAGATAGAGCTGAGAACCTGTGGTTCTCCTCACGAGTTTTATTATCCAGTTGACCATGATAGATTCCAACCATCATTCCTGCCTCCTGAAGTGACTTGAATATCTAAAGGAAAGTAAgatcatgaaaacattacaaGACTTGAGCCAAACTCATTAATAAATACATTAACTAACAAAACA
Coding sequences:
- the LOC133878170 gene encoding uncharacterized protein LOC133878170; the encoded protein is MESVLKKYFGYSAFREYQEEVIEKILQKRDCLVVMATGSGKSLCYQVPPLVVRKTGIVISPLISLMQDQVMTLKQRGIRAEYLGSNQTNPTVQIKAESGQFDILFMTPEKACLIPTSFWSKLLKVGISLFAVDESHCISEWGHNFRVEYKQLDKLRNILLDVPFVALTATATKKVQIDIISSLKMKDPYITIGSFDRGNLFYGVKHLNRGQLFINELVREVSKFVASTGSTIIYCTTIKDVEQIFKSLQEAGMMVGIYHGQLDNKTREENHRLFIRDELQVMVATIAFGMGIDKPNIRQVIHYGCPKSLESYYQESGRCGRDGIASVCWLYYTRSDFAKADFYCGESQTANHRRAVMESLMAAQRYCLATTCRRKFLLDHFGEKSAADRCGNCDNCTVSKKECDMSREAFLLMACIQSCRSKRGLNMYIDILRGSRSRKILDAQFDKLPLHGLGKDYSSNWWKALASQLISYGYLMETVFDIYVTVSVSTKGEQFLSSARPDYQPPLFLPVTGEMVDDEEHTSTSSEVEEFKSLATLEFEGLSQVEAQLYQMLLEERLKLARGIGTAPYAICGDQTIKKIAVTRPSTKARLANIDGVNQHLLATHGDHFLQVIRNISQGLNLSLDGGADLQTAGTKKVYSLPNPQKKLTPAKVEAWKMWYEDGLCIQKIANFPGRSAPIREQTVSDYLLDAAQEGFPIDWSRYCDEVGLTREISSVIQGAISKVGSTEKLKPIKNELPEDVSYAHIKTCLIMQNLGISSELITPSCHNTWNGNELQDKVSECSLIPTSTCLMEGPCEVKTSFKNSVAHCCFGKNEETASVPFTGGQGPKLSLVHDEDPLLTKRQKVSSPKEVSFISLKATESAIVDWLKNYDGVTLSDILDHFNGSKEESMVDLLGCLEGNFVIYKKNNVYRIM